A window of Brevibacterium ihuae contains these coding sequences:
- a CDS encoding HAD family hydrolase encodes MKPHIVALDVDGTVVDYDDMMTDRVRDTITKVAAAGHHIVISTGRAVSGSHEVANRLGLVEGFVVSSNGSVITRLSQDLDEGWEIFHVESFDPEPALRRMAEVLPAALYMVEDTELVRWASGDFPEGELASITNLRTVSFEELTQKTATRIVMRELEGTDEEFAEAVEKIGLHGVTYAVGWSNWLDIAPEGVSKASGLKIVAEQLGVDREHTVGAGDGSNDMEMLEWVGHAIAMGQAGNALKEVADVVTASIVDDGLALALEEYFDV; translated from the coding sequence ATGAAACCCCACATCGTGGCACTCGACGTCGACGGCACCGTCGTCGACTACGACGACATGATGACCGATCGAGTGCGCGATACGATCACCAAGGTCGCCGCCGCCGGGCACCACATCGTGATCTCGACCGGACGCGCGGTGAGCGGCTCGCACGAGGTCGCCAACCGCCTCGGGCTCGTCGAGGGGTTCGTCGTGAGCTCCAACGGCTCGGTCATCACGCGGTTGAGCCAGGACCTCGACGAGGGGTGGGAGATCTTCCACGTCGAGAGCTTCGATCCCGAACCGGCGCTGCGCCGCATGGCGGAGGTCCTGCCGGCCGCGCTCTACATGGTGGAGGACACCGAGCTCGTCCGCTGGGCGTCCGGCGACTTCCCGGAGGGCGAGCTCGCCTCGATCACCAACCTGCGCACGGTGTCCTTCGAGGAGCTCACGCAGAAGACCGCGACCCGCATCGTCATGCGCGAGCTCGAGGGCACGGACGAGGAGTTCGCCGAGGCGGTGGAGAAGATCGGTCTCCACGGCGTGACCTACGCCGTGGGCTGGAGCAACTGGCTCGACATCGCGCCGGAGGGCGTGTCGAAGGCGAGCGGGCTCAAGATCGTCGCCGAACAGCTCGGCGTCGACCGGGAGCACACCGTGGGCGCCGGCGACGGCTCCAACGACATGGAGATGCTCGAGTGGGTCGGTCATGCGATCGCCATGGGGCAGGCGGGCAACGCGCTCAAGGAGGTCGCGGACGTCGTCACCGCGTCGATCGTCGACGACGGGCTCGCGCTGGCGCTCGAGGAGTACTTCGACGTCTGA
- the serS gene encoding serine--tRNA ligase codes for MIDIQQLRDHPEAFKASQRARGGDESLVDEILAADSARRSALTAFEEARAEQKAFGKKVAQEKDTEAKAALVAQAKTLSDSVKALQAESDEADFAFEALVAKLPNLIIDGVPPGGEEDSVELRREGTPRDFSAEGFEPQDHLALGESLRAIDTQRGAKVSGARFHYLTGFGARLELALLTMAMDTAEAAGFIPVITPTLVKPEIMAGTGFLGEHADEVYRLEADDLFLVGTSEVALAGYYKDEIIDLTDGPIRFGGWSSCYRREAGSYGRDTRGIIRVHQFQKVEMFSYVPVEQAEDEHQRMLALQEDMLARCELPYRVIDIAAGDLGDSAARKYDCEAWVPTQDTYRELTSTSNCTTFQARRLKIRERGADGTRPVATLNGTMANTRWLVPLLENHQQADGTVRIPAALQPYLGGMTAYGPDGPVRA; via the coding sequence GTGATCGACATCCAGCAGCTCAGAGACCATCCCGAGGCGTTCAAGGCCTCCCAGCGGGCCCGCGGCGGGGACGAATCCCTCGTCGACGAGATCCTCGCCGCAGACTCCGCCCGGCGCAGTGCCCTCACCGCGTTCGAGGAGGCCCGCGCCGAACAGAAGGCGTTCGGCAAGAAGGTCGCCCAGGAGAAGGACACGGAGGCGAAAGCCGCGCTCGTCGCGCAGGCGAAGACGCTCTCCGACTCCGTCAAGGCGCTCCAGGCCGAATCCGACGAGGCCGACTTCGCGTTCGAAGCGCTCGTCGCCAAGCTGCCCAATCTCATCATCGACGGCGTCCCGCCCGGGGGTGAGGAGGACTCCGTCGAGCTCCGGCGCGAGGGGACTCCCCGCGACTTCTCCGCGGAGGGCTTCGAGCCGCAGGACCATCTGGCGCTCGGCGAGAGCCTCCGGGCGATCGACACCCAGCGCGGGGCCAAGGTATCAGGCGCCCGCTTCCACTACCTCACCGGGTTCGGCGCGCGCCTCGAGCTCGCGCTGCTGACCATGGCGATGGACACCGCGGAGGCCGCCGGCTTCATCCCCGTCATCACCCCCACCCTCGTCAAGCCGGAGATCATGGCCGGGACCGGGTTCCTCGGGGAGCACGCCGACGAGGTCTACCGCCTCGAGGCCGACGACCTCTTCCTCGTCGGCACCTCCGAGGTCGCGCTCGCCGGGTACTACAAGGACGAGATCATCGACCTGACCGACGGCCCGATCCGGTTCGGCGGCTGGTCCTCGTGCTACCGCCGCGAGGCCGGCTCCTACGGCAGGGACACCCGCGGCATCATCCGCGTCCACCAGTTCCAGAAGGTGGAGATGTTCTCCTACGTCCCCGTCGAGCAGGCGGAGGACGAGCACCAGCGGATGCTCGCACTCCAGGAGGACATGCTCGCCCGGTGCGAACTGCCCTATCGGGTCATCGACATCGCCGCCGGCGACCTCGGCGACTCCGCGGCCCGCAAGTACGACTGCGAGGCCTGGGTGCCCACCCAGGACACCTACCGGGAGCTCACCTCGACGTCGAACTGCACGACCTTCCAGGCGCGTCGCCTCAAGATCCGCGAGCGCGGGGCCGACGGCACCCGGCCGGTCGCCACGCTCAACGGCACGATGGCCAACACCCGCTGGCTCGTCCCGCTGCTGGAGAACCACCAGCAGGCGGACGGCACCGTGCGGATCCCCGCCGCGCTCCAGCCGTACCTCGGCGGGATGACGGCCTACGGACCCGACGGTCCGGTCCGCGCCTGA
- a CDS encoding diacylglycerol/lipid kinase family protein — MDTGTDLLIGIIIAVVMLLVGLGVGLAVGRRSSASRGGDSKGRDRRVDLAGGAQDLTPMTSADEDSGQETVVPPKPRVAIIVNPSKPDAAGLEATAGAVCRQEGWDAPIMLETEVEDPGCTMARQALEQQVDLVVAAGGDGTVRAVAEVLAGTGVPMGVVPMGTGNLLARNLDIVLGRPEWALRIALWGEDTAVDVAHAQIEPGGKDHAFMVMAGLGFDAAVMADTDSELKSKVGWLAYLEAGSRKLAGTRTKVRVTVDGGEPFTEKIRSIVAGNCGKLQGGIMLLPEAELDDGILDVIVIAPRNVAEWIGVAASIIGRHKRKGIHTEIHRCREIVIESEEEIEVQLDGDAVGSSKYLAMQIEHRALTMRTATREQTRTIRAEGWPIPIR; from the coding sequence ATGGACACCGGAACCGATCTGCTCATCGGCATCATCATCGCCGTCGTCATGCTGCTCGTCGGTCTGGGGGTCGGCCTCGCGGTCGGCCGCCGCTCCTCGGCCTCCCGCGGCGGGGACAGCAAGGGGCGCGACCGCAGGGTCGACCTCGCCGGCGGTGCCCAGGACCTCACGCCGATGACGAGCGCGGACGAGGATTCCGGTCAGGAGACCGTCGTCCCGCCCAAGCCGCGCGTCGCGATCATCGTCAATCCCTCGAAGCCCGATGCCGCCGGCCTCGAAGCAACCGCCGGGGCCGTGTGCCGGCAGGAGGGCTGGGACGCCCCGATCATGCTCGAGACCGAGGTCGAGGACCCCGGCTGCACGATGGCCCGACAGGCGCTCGAGCAGCAGGTCGACCTCGTCGTCGCCGCCGGCGGCGACGGCACCGTGCGCGCCGTGGCCGAAGTGCTCGCCGGGACCGGCGTCCCCATGGGCGTCGTGCCGATGGGCACCGGCAACCTGCTGGCCCGGAACCTCGACATCGTGCTCGGCCGGCCCGAGTGGGCGCTGCGGATCGCGCTGTGGGGCGAGGATACCGCCGTCGACGTCGCGCACGCGCAGATCGAGCCCGGCGGCAAGGACCACGCGTTTATGGTCATGGCCGGCCTGGGCTTCGACGCCGCGGTCATGGCCGACACCGATTCCGAGCTCAAGTCGAAGGTCGGCTGGCTCGCCTACCTCGAGGCCGGCAGCCGCAAGCTCGCGGGCACGCGGACGAAGGTCCGGGTGACGGTCGACGGCGGAGAGCCGTTCACCGAGAAGATCCGCTCGATCGTCGCCGGCAACTGCGGGAAGCTCCAGGGCGGCATCATGCTCCTGCCCGAGGCGGAGCTCGACGACGGCATCCTCGACGTCATCGTCATCGCCCCCCGGAACGTCGCGGAATGGATCGGGGTGGCGGCGTCGATCATCGGACGCCACAAGCGCAAGGGCATCCACACCGAGATCCACCGCTGCAGGGAGATCGTCATCGAGTCCGAGGAGGAGATCGAGGTGCAGCTCGACGGGGATGCGGTGGGATCGTCGAAGTACCTTGCGATGCAGATCGAGCACCGTGCGCTGACGATGCGCACCGCGACCCGGGAGCAGACCCGCACCATCCGCGCGGAGGGCTGGCCGATCCCGATCCGCTGA
- a CDS encoding LPXTG cell wall anchor domain-containing protein, giving the protein MTGHTETRTVGDDGTVRFGVRGEDSSNPDGYEGTYNVVVECAGGDALRGQFTVGDPAPPSDDDDDDDSRPGEDDSRPGDDRDDRDDRGDDSDEAPARALAITPERISPADFVKEEAVSITASGCTPGTDAVLTVTPAGSSGVTGHTDTQTVGEDGTVTFGVRGINADAPHVYAGTYEVRVACEGGEDLTGEFVVGDPGHGGSDDSGHDDGRTLPRTGGELSGLGVGAALLVIGGATLLVTRRRGTGASPTDV; this is encoded by the coding sequence GTGACGGGCCACACCGAGACGCGGACCGTCGGCGACGACGGCACCGTGAGGTTCGGCGTGCGCGGTGAGGACTCGTCGAACCCGGACGGCTACGAGGGCACGTACAACGTGGTCGTCGAATGTGCGGGCGGCGATGCCCTGCGCGGTCAGTTCACCGTCGGCGACCCCGCTCCGCCGAGCGACGACGATGACGACGACGATTCGCGCCCCGGCGAGGACGACTCGCGTCCGGGCGACGACCGTGACGATCGCGATGACCGCGGAGACGACTCCGACGAGGCGCCGGCTCGGGCGCTCGCGATCACCCCGGAGCGGATCAGCCCGGCCGACTTCGTCAAGGAGGAGGCGGTGTCGATCACCGCTTCCGGCTGCACCCCGGGAACCGACGCGGTGCTCACCGTGACCCCGGCGGGCTCCTCGGGAGTCACCGGTCACACCGACACCCAGACGGTCGGCGAGGACGGCACGGTGACGTTCGGCGTCCGCGGCATCAATGCCGACGCGCCGCACGTCTACGCCGGCACCTACGAGGTGCGCGTGGCCTGCGAGGGCGGCGAGGACCTCACCGGCGAGTTCGTCGTCGGCGATCCCGGCCACGGCGGATCCGACGACTCCGGCCACGACGACGGACGCACCCTGCCGCGCACCGGCGGCGAGCTCAGCGGTCTCGGAGTCGGCGCTGCCCTGCTCGTCATCGGTGGGGCGACCCTGCTGGTCACCCGCCGGCGCGGCACCGGAGCATCCCCGACCGACGTCTGA
- a CDS encoding LPXTG cell wall anchor domain-containing protein, with the protein MKKSLVLAPAVAIALTGFGATAASAATTPSETTTEPAPTPSETTDAPETASPTSTDEVAAEAVMVVDSEVVEAEVAADENGGATISLTGLEPGSSVTNTLTDEVVTADADSNAAFSVYYTGPASDLTPGQVVDFTVDVTNAAGEAQTLEGSFTIADDEDDDDQPTATPTDEETASPSPSPTATDDDDADDDWTWNGAELKEGLNLESDRVTPEKFVDEGVAFAVRGCEPGQDVTFEVRAGRDDVRPYTETVAADENGIAVHGVKGLDADQAEAYIGEYTVTATCGENTWTDAFTVGYGDDDANPGDDDSNDDNGSDDNAGGNELPRTGTELTGLAAGAGLLVLGAATVLLTRRRGAKTGPADI; encoded by the coding sequence ATGAAGAAGAGCCTCGTCCTCGCCCCGGCCGTCGCCATCGCGCTCACCGGGTTCGGCGCCACCGCGGCGTCCGCAGCCACGACCCCGTCGGAGACCACGACCGAGCCGGCTCCGACCCCGTCGGAGACCACGGATGCACCCGAGACCGCGTCGCCGACGTCGACCGACGAGGTTGCAGCCGAGGCCGTCATGGTCGTCGATTCCGAGGTCGTCGAGGCCGAGGTGGCCGCCGACGAGAATGGCGGTGCCACCATCTCGCTCACCGGCCTCGAGCCCGGCAGCTCCGTCACCAACACTCTCACCGACGAGGTCGTTACCGCCGACGCCGATAGCAACGCCGCGTTCTCCGTGTACTACACCGGCCCGGCATCCGACCTCACCCCCGGTCAGGTCGTCGATTTCACCGTGGACGTCACCAATGCCGCGGGCGAGGCACAGACCCTCGAAGGCTCCTTCACCATCGCCGATGACGAGGACGATGACGATCAGCCGACGGCGACTCCGACCGACGAGGAGACCGCCTCGCCGTCGCCGTCGCCCACCGCGACCGATGACGACGACGCCGATGACGACTGGACCTGGAACGGTGCCGAGCTCAAGGAAGGACTCAACCTCGAGTCCGATCGGGTCACCCCGGAGAAGTTCGTCGACGAGGGCGTCGCCTTCGCCGTCCGCGGCTGCGAGCCCGGCCAGGACGTGACCTTCGAGGTCCGCGCCGGCCGCGACGACGTCCGCCCCTACACCGAGACCGTCGCCGCCGACGAGAACGGCATCGCCGTCCACGGCGTCAAGGGCCTCGACGCCGACCAGGCCGAGGCCTACATCGGCGAGTACACCGTGACCGCAACCTGCGGCGAGAACACCTGGACCGACGCGTTCACCGTGGGCTATGGCGACGATGACGCCAACCCCGGTGACGACGACTCGAACGATGACAACGGCTCCGACGACAACGCCGGCGGCAACGAGCTGCCGCGCACCGGTACCGAGCTCACCGGCCTCGCCGCCGGCGCCGGACTCCTGGTCCTCGGTGCCGCCACCGTGCTGCTCACCCGCCGCCGCGGCGCGAAGACCGGCCCGGCCGACATCTGA
- a CDS encoding phage holin family protein — translation MSYDPNQGAQPGQHPGQHPGGGYPGQYAPQTGQPGYPGQPGVAPPGPNPQNTYVAQEPPQPGEQYPANAAGHGWDRGYDRAAYAEAQAEVRAENQSIGEMFSSLSRNTTQLIQQEIALAKAEATQSAKRAGVGAGMLAGAAIAALFFLLFLSNALWMALGHLIGLGWSALVVGVIWAIIATVLGLLGKSKLQQVKGIPKTVDTAKDIPPTMNPAKETP, via the coding sequence ATGAGCTACGACCCCAACCAGGGAGCGCAGCCGGGGCAGCACCCCGGTCAGCACCCGGGCGGCGGATATCCGGGGCAGTACGCCCCGCAGACCGGCCAGCCGGGGTACCCCGGCCAGCCCGGCGTCGCCCCGCCCGGACCCAATCCGCAGAACACCTATGTGGCGCAGGAGCCGCCGCAGCCCGGTGAGCAGTACCCCGCCAACGCCGCCGGCCACGGCTGGGACCGCGGGTACGACCGCGCCGCCTACGCCGAGGCCCAGGCCGAGGTGCGGGCGGAGAACCAGTCGATCGGCGAGATGTTCTCCTCGCTGAGCCGCAACACCACGCAGCTCATCCAGCAGGAGATCGCCCTCGCGAAGGCGGAGGCCACGCAGTCGGCCAAGCGCGCCGGCGTCGGAGCCGGCATGCTCGCCGGAGCCGCGATCGCCGCGCTGTTCTTTCTCCTGTTCCTGTCCAACGCGCTGTGGATGGCGCTCGGCCACCTCATCGGACTCGGCTGGTCGGCGCTCGTCGTCGGCGTCATCTGGGCGATCATCGCCACCGTGCTCGGCCTCCTCGGCAAGAGCAAGCTCCAGCAGGTCAAGGGCATCCCGAAGACCGTGGACACCGCCAAGGACATCCCGCCCACCATGAATCCCGCAAAGGAAACGCCATGA
- a CDS encoding DUF3618 domain-containing protein, with translation MTYPNDHGYQADPNRPVAHQGNAGFGTADYPTDNANKTPEQIRAEIEQTRRNLGYDVDAMAEKVSPGKAVARQKNKLTDTLGRWKDSIMGSADDAGTQLSYQRQQLADSAHGAADGARDAAYQARDAAAQVPGRIKQGTRGNPLAAGVIALGAGWLIGSLIPASRQEQQLAVQAKDAAQPLMQEAQQVAKDMGQNMQEPAKQAAESVKAQAQSGTETVKSDAQSEADHLKSEAQSSGESVKQTREQ, from the coding sequence ATGACGTACCCCAATGATCACGGCTACCAGGCCGACCCCAACCGTCCCGTCGCGCACCAGGGCAACGCCGGCTTCGGCACCGCCGACTACCCGACCGACAACGCGAACAAGACCCCGGAGCAGATCCGCGCGGAGATCGAGCAGACCCGTCGCAACCTCGGCTACGACGTCGACGCGATGGCGGAGAAGGTGTCCCCCGGCAAGGCCGTGGCGCGCCAGAAGAACAAGCTCACCGACACCCTCGGTCGCTGGAAGGACTCGATCATGGGTTCGGCCGACGACGCCGGCACCCAGCTGAGCTATCAGCGTCAGCAGCTCGCCGACAGCGCCCACGGCGCCGCCGACGGTGCGCGCGACGCGGCCTACCAGGCCCGCGACGCCGCTGCCCAGGTGCCCGGCCGCATCAAGCAGGGCACCCGCGGCAACCCGCTCGCCGCCGGAGTCATCGCGCTCGGCGCCGGCTGGCTCATCGGCTCGCTCATCCCGGCCTCGCGCCAGGAGCAGCAGCTCGCCGTGCAGGCCAAGGACGCCGCGCAGCCGCTCATGCAGGAGGCCCAGCAGGTCGCCAAGGACATGGGGCAGAACATGCAGGAGCCCGCGAAGCAGGCGGCCGAGAGCGTCAAGGCGCAGGCGCAGTCGGGCACCGAGACGGTGAAGTCGGACGCACAGTCCGAGGCCGACCACCTCAAGTCCGAGGCGCAGTCCTCGGGAGAGTCGGTCAAGCAGACCCGCGAGCAGTGA